The region AGCGTAGCGAAGAATCGGTTGGGGTTGGCGTGAACGCGATTCTTCGGACCGCTTTGCGCCCCTCAGAATGACAACCACGTGGAAGGAAGCCTCAATGCCGGATCAGGATTCGAGTTTGTCGAGGATGGGTTGCAGCTCGCCCAGGCTGGCGTAGGAAATGGTCAGCTTGCCCGCTCCCTTTTTGTTGTGGGCGATACGAATCTTCACGCCGAGGTTCCGCTCCAGGCGACGGGTGAGTGCGGCGACATCGGGATCAACGGCGGCAGTCTTTTTCTCGGTCGTCTTGGGCTTGCGACGCAGCGCCCCCCCGCTGGCCAGCTCTTTGGCGAGCTTTTCGGCCTCGCGCACGGACA is a window of Chrysiogenia bacterium DNA encoding:
- a CDS encoding chromosome partitioning protein ParB — encoded protein: SVREAEKLAKELASGGALRRKPKTTEKKTAAVDPDVAALTRRLERNLGVKIRIAHNKKGAGKLTISYASLGELQPILDKLES